In Pelosinus sp. IPA-1, a single window of DNA contains:
- a CDS encoding DUF3298 and DUF4163 domain-containing protein — MTKRFGLVALSTVVIAIGLYLFMAVAYPNTVKVVTKEEIRDKLEIAYPQIEGLSKGEVQIKFNQGIQEEVEGFAAKLNTPDHSGKISYKIEYNDHHLLSVTLSEMLYVKHAAHPMTYLKAFTINTKTGEFYQLKDIFKQGTGYKEKINLVIEQQIAEQKIPLLKPFKGISDNQDFYLSQDGLVVYYQLYEYTPYVYGFPRFTIPYGQISDMMAIK, encoded by the coding sequence ATGACAAAACGGTTTGGCTTAGTTGCTTTGAGTACTGTGGTTATCGCCATAGGTCTTTATTTATTCATGGCAGTAGCTTATCCTAACACTGTAAAGGTTGTCACCAAGGAAGAAATCCGTGATAAATTAGAGATTGCCTATCCGCAAATAGAAGGTTTATCTAAGGGCGAAGTACAGATTAAGTTTAACCAAGGGATTCAGGAAGAAGTTGAGGGGTTTGCTGCTAAGCTGAATACACCTGATCACAGTGGCAAGATTAGCTATAAGATAGAATATAACGACCACCACTTGCTTAGTGTAACGCTCAGCGAAATGCTTTACGTTAAACATGCAGCACATCCTATGACCTATTTGAAAGCTTTCACGATAAACACCAAGACAGGCGAATTTTATCAGTTAAAAGATATTTTTAAACAAGGTACAGGGTATAAGGAAAAGATAAACTTAGTGATTGAGCAGCAAATTGCCGAACAAAAGATACCACTGCTTAAGCCTTTTAAAGGTATAAGTGATAACCAGGATTTTTATCTTTCGCAAGATGGACTCGTTGTTTATTATCAGCTTTATGAATATACCCCTTATGTCTACGGCTTTCCCAGGTTTACCATTCCTTACGGACAAATTAGTGATATGATGGCAATAAAATAG